The following proteins come from a genomic window of Macrobrachium nipponense isolate FS-2020 chromosome 32, ASM1510439v2, whole genome shotgun sequence:
- the LOC135207571 gene encoding uncharacterized protein LOC135207571, producing MKLTVLCVALCLGVVVVARPEGEASPVANPAPAQSEAVADPKPSEESPAEEEEAARRKRWYYYYPNYPYSFGYGYPWGFDYFSRSNLGPSVQGRTGSSPYTASFEELVDFTRRTDFAFHQQQQQQQQWLNHQQRFSGNFPDVIDTASPDAAVAESRTRFPATSGGNFNPNFPPNFNPNFHHEYNSRFNPNFYPNPNFYP from the exons ATGAAGCTCACG GTGTTGTGCGTGGCGCTGTGCTTGGGAGTGGTCGTTGTTGCCCGCCCAGAAGGTGAGGCGTCTCCCGTTGCCAACCCCGCCCCTGCCCAGAGCGAGGCCGTGGCTGACCCTAAGCCCTCCGAGGAATctccagccgaggaagaagaagcagcccgACGCAAGAGGTGGTACTATTACTACCCCAACTACCCTTACAGCTTCGGGTACGGTTACCCCTGGGGCTTCGACTACTTCTCTCGCTCTAATTTAGGACCCTCCGTACAAGGAAGGACAGGATCCTCACCATACACAGCCTCCTTCGAGGAACTCGTGGATTTCACGAGGAGGACTGACTTCGCTttccaccagcagcagcagcagcagcagcagtggttGAACCACCAGCAGCGCTTCAGCGGGAACTTCCCCGACGTCATCGACACCGCGTCCCCAGACGCTGCCGTTGCTGAAAGCCGCACCAGGTTCCCTGCCACTTCAGGAGGCAACTTCAACCCTAATTTCCCCCCTAACTTCAATCCTAACTTCCATCACGAATACAATTCTCGTTTCAACCCTAATTTCTACCCAAACCCAAACTTCTACCCTTGA